One region of Syntrophobacter fumaroxidans MPOB genomic DNA includes:
- a CDS encoding ERCC4 domain-containing protein, protein MRLIIDTREQTPYGFEGYDVQTERGTLPTGDYSLAGFEDRVAIERKSLDDLIGCLSHDRERFEKELCRAKALDFFSVVIEAPLSNILASRFRSRMTVNAAVETIAAFSTRYRTPFLFCGNRAGGERMTYSLLAKYGHNILRAARLFEKGNRHDNLSFAE, encoded by the coding sequence ATGCGCCTAATCATCGACACCCGTGAACAAACGCCCTACGGCTTCGAGGGCTACGACGTGCAAACCGAGCGGGGCACCTTGCCGACCGGCGATTACTCCCTTGCGGGATTCGAGGATCGGGTTGCAATCGAGCGAAAATCGCTGGACGATCTGATCGGATGCTTGAGCCATGATCGTGAACGATTTGAGAAGGAGCTATGCCGGGCAAAGGCGCTCGACTTCTTCAGTGTGGTCATCGAAGCCCCGCTTTCGAACATCCTGGCCAGTCGGTTTCGTTCGCGGATGACAGTCAACGCTGCGGTGGAAACTATCGCGGCGTTCTCAACAAGGTATCGCACGCCGTTCCTGTTCTGCGGCAATCGAGCGGGCGGGGAGCGCATGACGTACAGCTTGTTGGCGAAGTACGGCCACAACATCTTGCGCGCCGCTCGGCTCTTCGAGAAAGGAAATCGCCATGACAACTTATCGTTTGCTGAATGA
- a CDS encoding site-specific integrase: MSKYIKTKHRGIRYREHPTRKYGARPDRYYFVRLKLDGKDVEEALGWESEWKLKRDRDISLEEHAVSRLIELKRNRREGTGPTTLREQRAEAKAKRKAEQAALKAKAQAEKTLSEYWTETYFPTAQRSKKESSWSKEKQHFTRWIAPLLGKMPLKSIGLKQWDELVKVLSTAGLSQRTKEYITGTLRRILKHAYDRRMVSDPPPTGKRIGVAGPGNNRRLRVVSHKEEAAILAELARRDVHAWRITRFAFLTGCRASEAFNLTWGSIDHARGCIVFADTKNRDSRTIPITEPLTELLDTMTAGPANAPVFVKEDGSVYQQAPYPFQSVVDDLGLNEGRGKRDRLVFHSIRHSVATRLAQRLGPRDLMDVMGWRTVQMAMRYVHGNEAAKAKALAMLGTAPEEGKVLPFQAPGNA, translated from the coding sequence ATGTCGAAATACATCAAAACAAAACACCGGGGCATCAGGTATCGGGAACACCCTACGCGGAAGTACGGGGCAAGGCCGGACCGTTACTATTTCGTCCGGCTCAAACTGGACGGCAAGGACGTTGAAGAAGCTCTTGGATGGGAATCCGAATGGAAACTTAAGCGGGATCGAGATATCAGCCTGGAGGAACACGCTGTTTCTCGTCTCATAGAACTGAAACGCAATCGCCGGGAAGGAACCGGGCCGACTACCCTACGAGAACAGAGGGCCGAAGCCAAGGCGAAGCGCAAAGCCGAACAAGCCGCGCTCAAGGCCAAGGCTCAGGCGGAGAAGACCCTTTCCGAATACTGGACGGAAACTTACTTCCCCACTGCTCAAAGGTCGAAGAAGGAATCTTCCTGGAGCAAGGAAAAGCAGCACTTCACCCGGTGGATTGCTCCCCTGCTTGGCAAGATGCCGCTCAAGTCCATCGGACTCAAGCAATGGGATGAACTGGTAAAAGTGCTCTCGACGGCGGGGTTGTCACAAAGAACGAAGGAATACATTACCGGCACCCTTCGCCGGATCCTCAAGCACGCTTACGACCGGCGCATGGTGTCCGACCCCCCGCCAACCGGAAAGCGGATCGGTGTTGCCGGACCCGGGAACAACCGGCGGCTTCGTGTTGTCTCACACAAGGAGGAAGCGGCAATCTTGGCGGAATTGGCCCGCCGGGACGTCCACGCATGGAGAATCACCCGATTTGCCTTCCTGACCGGCTGTAGGGCATCGGAAGCGTTCAATTTGACCTGGGGGAGCATCGACCATGCACGCGGCTGCATCGTCTTTGCGGACACCAAGAACCGCGATTCCCGCACCATCCCGATAACCGAACCCTTGACGGAACTCCTCGACACCATGACCGCCGGACCCGCCAATGCGCCCGTGTTCGTCAAGGAAGACGGCTCCGTGTACCAACAGGCACCTTATCCTTTCCAGTCCGTTGTGGATGACCTGGGATTGAATGAGGGCCGGGGAAAGCGTGACCGACTTGTCTTCCATTCCATCCGGCACAGCGTGGCAACCCGACTTGCTCAACGCTTGGGACCGCGCGACCTGATGGACGTTATGGGCTGGCGAACCGTGCAGATGGCGATGCGATACGTTCACGGCAACGAAGCGGCGAAGGCCAAAGCACTCGCCATGCTTGGGACAGCACCGGAGGAAGGGAAGGTGTTGCCGTTCCAGGCACCGGGGAACGCATGA
- a CDS encoding DUF2254 domain-containing protein, with translation MDWNRRYVIRSYIRSSLWIMPFFALLAFWVTSRITYGIGGWLLRTGRIDESAAFMGVTMVGARSLLETIVTLNLSFVVFTFGSLLVAIQVAGGQYTPRIIATTLLRDNTIRFTVSYFIFTLMFSLRVLFRMGGQIVHQFNIFIAAFLGVVSMVVFLYLIDYAARFLRPVSLVRRVGEAGLAVIDVVYPEPTVQAGAVEPPHMPTAPCRTVANEGASGIVLAVNLTGLVEQARTADGIIEFVPQIGDFVAKDEPLFQLYDGARAIDERHLAGAVALGSERTIEQDPTFAFRILVDIAIKALSPAINDPTTAVLAIDQLHRLLRRVGMRHLGGERLCDAHGRPRLIFRTPNWEDYVHLSCIEIRHCGAGSVQIMRRMRSMLENLVQTLPPHRHAELSRQLELLDRTIEGHYSFPEDVAIARRPDSQGLGGTLGVQRANDA, from the coding sequence ATGGACTGGAATCGACGGTACGTCATCAGGAGTTACATCAGATCGTCATTGTGGATCATGCCCTTTTTCGCTTTGCTGGCTTTCTGGGTGACCAGCCGCATAACATACGGAATCGGCGGGTGGCTCCTGCGAACAGGCCGAATCGATGAGTCGGCCGCCTTCATGGGCGTAACGATGGTTGGAGCGCGCTCGCTGCTCGAAACCATCGTCACGTTGAATCTGTCTTTCGTCGTCTTCACATTCGGCTCGCTGCTCGTGGCGATTCAAGTCGCGGGAGGGCAGTACACGCCTCGGATCATTGCCACAACGTTGCTGCGGGACAATACGATCCGGTTCACCGTCAGTTACTTCATCTTCACCCTGATGTTCAGCTTGAGGGTTTTGTTCAGAATGGGCGGCCAGATCGTCCACCAGTTCAACATCTTCATTGCGGCGTTTTTGGGGGTGGTATCGATGGTGGTTTTCCTTTACCTGATCGACTACGCGGCGCGATTTCTGCGCCCTGTCAGCCTCGTGCGCCGCGTGGGAGAGGCCGGGCTGGCGGTCATCGATGTGGTTTACCCGGAGCCCACCGTGCAGGCGGGCGCTGTCGAGCCACCCCACATGCCCACGGCTCCTTGTCGGACCGTTGCCAATGAGGGCGCCTCGGGCATTGTGCTTGCCGTCAATCTGACAGGATTGGTCGAGCAGGCGCGGACGGCCGACGGAATTATCGAGTTCGTCCCGCAGATAGGAGACTTCGTGGCCAAGGACGAACCGCTGTTTCAATTGTATGACGGTGCTCGCGCCATCGATGAGCGTCATCTGGCCGGGGCGGTTGCACTCGGATCCGAACGCACGATCGAGCAGGACCCGACCTTTGCGTTCCGCATCCTGGTCGATATTGCGATCAAAGCTCTGTCACCGGCCATCAACGATCCGACGACGGCTGTGCTCGCCATCGACCAGCTTCACCGTCTGCTCAGGCGCGTCGGAATGCGGCATTTGGGCGGGGAGCGGCTCTGCGACGCCCACGGGCGGCCGCGGCTCATTTTCCGTACGCCGAACTGGGAAGACTACGTGCACCTCAGCTGCATCGAAATACGTCACTGCGGAGCGGGCAGCGTTCAAATCATGCGGCGGATGCGTTCAATGCTGGAAAATCTGGTGCAAACCCTGCCGCCGCACCGTCATGCCGAGTTGAGCCGGCAGCTGGAGCTCCTGGATCGCACGATTGAGGGCCACTACTCTTTCCCCGAGGACGTCGCGATTGCACGGCGCCCTGATTCGCAGGGCTTAGGGGGAACACTGGGAGTGCAACGGGCAAATGACGCGTGA
- a CDS encoding radical SAM/SPASM domain-containing protein — MSNRFESFPVLVGWELTLACNLRCRHCASSAGEARSNELTLDEALAICDQLPPLLVLEVVFTGGEPLLSPHWEAIARRLRELGIHVGVVTNGTLITDEMLERLRGAGITAMAVSMDGLSETHDFIRGVPGLHDRVMRGIERSLKAGFQITVITTVNALTVRELSGMLELLQGIGVKRWQLQPVFGFGRMRESRQLLLGDADYLELGRFVKHWHPIAAERGVTIFPADGVGYFSELDVSGPRWKGCSAGITTCGIMSDGSVKGCLSWPDHLVEGNLRANDFWEIWFRSGAFAHTRRFGKEDLGGNCLGCEVGEECRGGCSAMSYSETGRFHADPYCFRSILNRMPALS, encoded by the coding sequence ATGTCGAACAGGTTCGAAAGCTTTCCGGTGCTCGTGGGCTGGGAACTGACATTGGCATGCAATCTGCGCTGCAGGCACTGTGCTTCATCCGCGGGCGAAGCACGCTCCAACGAATTGACCCTGGACGAGGCCCTGGCGATTTGCGACCAGCTTCCTCCTTTGCTGGTGCTGGAAGTGGTGTTCACCGGCGGCGAGCCGCTCCTGAGCCCTCACTGGGAGGCGATTGCCAGGCGCCTGCGCGAGCTGGGAATTCACGTCGGGGTGGTCACGAACGGCACCCTCATTACGGACGAAATGCTGGAACGGTTGCGCGGCGCAGGCATAACGGCCATGGCGGTCAGCATGGACGGGCTTTCGGAGACGCACGATTTCATCCGCGGCGTGCCCGGATTGCATGATCGCGTGATGAGAGGCATTGAACGGTCCCTGAAAGCGGGATTTCAAATCACGGTCATCACTACGGTGAATGCACTCACTGTCCGGGAGCTGTCGGGCATGCTGGAGCTCTTGCAGGGCATCGGCGTGAAACGGTGGCAGCTGCAGCCGGTATTTGGTTTCGGGCGCATGCGGGAGAGCCGGCAACTCCTGCTCGGCGACGCGGATTATCTCGAATTGGGGAGATTCGTCAAGCATTGGCACCCGATTGCGGCGGAGCGGGGGGTGACGATCTTTCCCGCGGATGGAGTCGGATACTTCTCCGAGCTCGACGTCTCGGGGCCACGGTGGAAAGGCTGCAGCGCGGGAATCACGACGTGCGGCATCATGAGCGACGGGAGCGTGAAGGGGTGTCTGTCCTGGCCCGACCACCTGGTTGAGGGGAATCTGCGCGCAAACGATTTCTGGGAGATTTGGTTTCGTTCGGGCGCGTTCGCTCACACGCGGCGGTTCGGCAAAGAAGACCTGGGCGGGAATTGCCTGGGCTGCGAGGTGGGCGAGGAGTGCCGGGGCGGTTGCTCCGCCATGTCCTATTCGGAAACCGGGCGGTTCCACGCCGACCCGTACTGCTTCCGTTCCATCCTGAACCGGATGCCGGCCTTGAGCTGA
- a CDS encoding cation:proton antiporter produces MHEVNLLSNIGLAIVVATGFALLARAFKQPLLLAYLAAGIVLGPKIGFGLIEDEASITLISEIGLILLLFIIGLEIDLKKLLSAGRTLIISGISQFLICTALGIGFFVLLGFQLGGGRFDALYLAVAMALSSTMIVVKILYDKFELTTLPGRITLGILVFQDIWAILFLSLQPNLLSPGVSTILLSFVKGAGLVLFSLSVSRYLLAHVFSFIAKIPELLLITAVAWCFLISGIADEVGLSKEMGALVAGVSLSTFPYNIDVIAKVINIRDFFVTLFFVGLGLQIPVPTVSLLAYAAVASTFLVLTRFLSIFPVLHSMKNGLRASLIPSINLSQMSEFSLVIASLGLGFNHIDPQVVGILTFVFAITSVASTYMIQYNHEIQAKIAPVLRRIGLRDIDQQPAAGEGAKEQKEIVFLGFFREASSIFHEIESIRDGNGVPLKDKVLVVDFNPVVHCELTKRDVECIYGDISSVDTLMHAHFDYSKTLVCTIPDSVLRGITNERLLNLSRRLCPQARIIVTANTLQTALHLYRQGADFVFIPRIHSARFLAEIISHSLHEDLDRYRDEEMTHLMDRREVLD; encoded by the coding sequence ATGCATGAAGTGAATCTCTTGTCGAACATCGGGCTTGCCATTGTCGTCGCAACCGGCTTTGCGCTTCTTGCCAGGGCTTTCAAGCAGCCGCTGCTTCTGGCCTACCTGGCAGCCGGGATCGTGCTCGGTCCGAAGATCGGTTTCGGACTGATCGAGGATGAGGCCAGCATCACTCTCATCTCCGAAATCGGGCTTATTTTGCTTCTCTTCATCATCGGCCTCGAGATCGACCTGAAGAAGCTTCTTTCGGCCGGGCGGACTCTCATCATTTCGGGGATCTCCCAATTCCTCATCTGCACGGCGCTTGGAATCGGCTTTTTTGTCCTTCTCGGCTTCCAGCTCGGGGGAGGCAGGTTCGACGCGCTGTATCTTGCGGTCGCCATGGCCTTGAGCAGCACCATGATCGTCGTGAAGATCCTTTACGACAAATTCGAGCTCACCACTTTGCCCGGCCGGATCACTCTCGGGATACTCGTCTTTCAGGACATCTGGGCCATACTGTTCCTCTCCCTCCAGCCGAATCTCCTGAGCCCCGGAGTGTCGACCATTCTGCTTTCATTCGTGAAGGGCGCCGGACTCGTGCTGTTCAGCCTTTCGGTGAGCAGGTACCTTCTGGCGCACGTGTTCTCGTTCATCGCGAAGATCCCGGAGCTGCTGCTCATTACGGCCGTGGCCTGGTGCTTTCTCATAAGCGGCATTGCGGACGAGGTGGGGCTTTCGAAGGAAATGGGAGCCCTGGTGGCCGGAGTGAGCCTCTCGACATTTCCTTACAACATCGATGTGATCGCCAAGGTCATCAACATCAGGGACTTCTTCGTGACGCTCTTCTTTGTCGGGCTGGGGCTCCAGATTCCCGTTCCAACGGTCTCGCTGCTTGCCTATGCGGCCGTCGCCTCCACGTTTCTCGTCCTCACCCGGTTCCTTTCCATTTTTCCCGTTCTCCATTCCATGAAGAACGGCCTGAGGGCGAGTCTCATCCCCTCCATCAATCTTTCTCAGATGAGCGAGTTTTCCCTGGTCATCGCGTCCCTCGGGCTCGGGTTCAACCACATCGATCCCCAGGTGGTGGGGATTCTCACTTTTGTCTTTGCCATCACTTCGGTTGCGTCGACCTACATGATCCAGTACAATCACGAGATCCAGGCGAAGATCGCTCCTGTGCTCCGCAGAATCGGCTTGAGGGATATCGACCAACAACCCGCCGCGGGGGAGGGGGCGAAAGAGCAAAAGGAGATCGTTTTTCTGGGTTTCTTCAGGGAGGCGAGCTCGATCTTTCACGAAATCGAATCCATCCGGGATGGAAACGGGGTTCCTCTCAAGGACAAGGTACTGGTGGTCGATTTCAACCCCGTGGTCCACTGCGAGCTCACCAAACGCGATGTGGAGTGCATCTACGGGGATATTTCCAGTGTGGACACGCTGATGCACGCCCACTTCGATTACTCGAAAACGCTGGTGTGCACCATCCCGGATTCCGTCCTGCGCGGCATCACCAACGAGAGGCTGCTGAACCTCTCAAGGCGCCTGTGCCCGCAGGCCCGGATCATAGTCACCGCCAATACCCTCCAGACGGCCTTGCACCTCTACCGGCAGGGCGCGGACTTCGTCTTCATCCCGAGAATACACTCCGCCAGGTTCCTGGCGGAAATCATCTCCCATTCCCTGCACGAAGACCTCGATCGCTACCGGGATGAAGAAATGACGCACCTCATGGACCGAAGAGAAGTGCTCGATTGA
- a CDS encoding TolC family protein produces MFVKKALKGIPLAIVLCVIGAPNVHSKDLLSAGTTPSAPEEPKKSETITLGELLKIAVENNPAIQASESAAHAKKASISAARTLPDPTVTLQSMGDVIPGKLQRGDPSSARVIGVEQEIPFPGKLGLKGKIASIEAEVEQLNHTQTRRQIVAELKQAYYELFLVTKSMEIVRTNMKLLQDLAEVAETRYRVGQGIQQDALKAQVEISKNIERLLRLDQRRVTAEAQINRLLNRPPDAPLGKPADFQKAELKYSLEELSQMAKLNSTALQVREREVERGQRTVELAQRGYYPDFSFGFNYYDREENPKMYGWMLKASVPLYFWRKQRPESESARSSLESARKMRESTTVSLDSEIKQLYTVATSSDRLVKLYATVLVPQTKFSLQSAIANYQVGKADFLTLIDSFLALQEVELKMYESLSDFEKALAQTELLVGTDLTG; encoded by the coding sequence ATGTTCGTCAAGAAAGCGTTGAAAGGAATTCCGCTTGCCATAGTCTTATGTGTGATTGGCGCTCCAAACGTGCATTCGAAAGATTTGCTCAGCGCTGGAACAACCCCATCAGCTCCTGAAGAACCAAAGAAATCAGAGACAATAACCCTGGGGGAACTGCTGAAGATTGCCGTTGAGAATAACCCCGCCATTCAAGCATCGGAGAGTGCCGCCCATGCGAAGAAGGCGTCCATCTCCGCCGCGAGAACGCTGCCCGACCCCACTGTAACTTTACAGTCGATGGGCGATGTCATCCCTGGCAAGTTGCAGCGAGGAGACCCGTCATCGGCACGAGTGATCGGCGTTGAGCAGGAAATCCCTTTTCCAGGCAAACTGGGACTCAAAGGAAAGATCGCATCCATTGAGGCGGAAGTGGAACAATTGAACCACACGCAAACCCGCAGACAAATCGTTGCAGAACTCAAGCAAGCGTACTACGAGCTTTTTCTTGTCACAAAATCCATGGAAATAGTGCGCACGAACATGAAGCTCCTGCAGGACCTGGCTGAGGTTGCGGAAACCAGGTACCGGGTCGGCCAGGGCATTCAACAGGATGCGCTGAAAGCTCAGGTCGAGATATCCAAAAACATCGAACGCTTACTGAGACTTGACCAGCGCCGCGTGACCGCTGAAGCTCAGATCAACAGACTGCTCAATCGGCCTCCCGATGCTCCGTTGGGAAAACCGGCGGATTTTCAGAAAGCCGAGCTCAAGTATTCACTCGAGGAATTGAGCCAGATGGCGAAGCTGAACTCAACCGCCCTTCAAGTGAGAGAGCGCGAGGTGGAGCGTGGGCAAAGGACTGTGGAGCTGGCCCAAAGGGGCTACTATCCCGACTTCTCATTTGGATTCAACTACTACGATCGTGAAGAGAACCCCAAAATGTACGGTTGGATGCTCAAAGCAAGCGTGCCTCTATATTTTTGGCGCAAGCAGCGGCCGGAATCGGAGTCGGCCAGATCAAGCCTGGAAAGCGCCAGAAAAATGCGGGAAAGCACGACGGTGTCTCTGGATTCGGAAATCAAGCAACTCTATACGGTAGCCACCTCTTCCGACCGATTGGTCAAGCTCTACGCCACGGTCCTTGTTCCCCAAACGAAGTTCTCGTTGCAGTCGGCCATTGCAAATTATCAGGTCGGCAAAGCGGATTTCCTGACGTTGATCGACAGCTTCCTGGCACTGCAGGAAGTCGAGCTCAAAATGTACGAGTCCCTGAGCGATTTTGAGAAAGCACTGGCCCAGACCGAATTGCTTGTGGGGACTGACCTGACAGGCTGA
- a CDS encoding efflux RND transporter periplasmic adaptor subunit, which translates to MKPLNNKEPGERLSQPGTTRTGKKRGRRVLILLLVIGAFAGGFYTARNPAIVGEIEKLAGSKGEAESKDVYYCPMHPQIRSDKPGTCPICNMNLEKMEKAPEAGEQAAKEQTSAKGKPLEQRKILYWTDAMNPSFRSDKPGKAPDGMDLVPVYEEEDRPGAGLPPGVLKISPQKQQLIGVGYSRVIKDSLSKTIHAVARLAYDETKISRIQARVDGWIDRVFVDFTGKLVKKGQPLISIYSPELVSTQMELLLARKSKETFAGSVFDEAASGANVLYESTRERFRLWNIPDAQVREIEKRGKPSTSMTLSSPAGGFVVNRNAYPGQRITPETEIYSIVDLSTIWALAEVYEYEVPLIKLGQDATMTLSYVPGKTYKGKVTYIYPEVDKTTRTLKVRMEFPNADFQLKPDMYANVGIEVDFGRQVSIPQEAVLDSGTEQIVFVALGDGYFEPRKVQVGARVGDRFIVVSGLNPGEQVVSSGNFLIDSESRLKSALRGMGSPAHAGHGATGGEAGVGRGQPPSGIDHSSHQQKNGKTMQREDTAPPRTGVGHAGHSTGGSGVPPGMDTGRSSHDPKSHQAGGK; encoded by the coding sequence ATGAAACCGCTCAACAACAAAGAGCCGGGGGAGAGACTGTCCCAGCCGGGAACCACCCGAACCGGGAAAAAGAGAGGCCGCCGGGTTTTGATCCTGCTGCTGGTCATCGGGGCGTTCGCCGGTGGATTCTACACCGCCCGCAATCCGGCAATCGTGGGAGAGATCGAAAAGCTCGCGGGCTCGAAGGGAGAGGCAGAATCCAAGGATGTCTACTATTGTCCCATGCATCCGCAGATCCGGTCGGACAAACCCGGCACCTGCCCCATCTGCAACATGAACCTCGAGAAGATGGAGAAGGCCCCCGAGGCCGGAGAGCAGGCCGCGAAGGAACAAACGTCGGCGAAGGGCAAACCGCTGGAGCAGCGAAAAATCCTTTACTGGACGGACGCCATGAATCCCTCGTTCAGGTCGGACAAGCCGGGAAAGGCCCCGGACGGGATGGACCTGGTGCCGGTATATGAGGAAGAGGACCGGCCCGGGGCGGGACTCCCTCCGGGCGTGCTGAAGATCAGCCCCCAAAAACAGCAACTGATCGGCGTGGGGTACAGCAGAGTGATAAAAGACTCCCTGTCGAAGACGATTCACGCAGTCGCGCGGCTGGCTTACGACGAAACGAAAATCTCGCGGATACAGGCGCGCGTGGATGGCTGGATCGATCGCGTGTTCGTCGACTTCACCGGAAAACTGGTGAAAAAAGGCCAGCCCCTGATCAGCATTTACAGCCCGGAGTTGGTGTCCACCCAGATGGAGCTGCTCCTGGCCAGGAAATCCAAGGAAACCTTCGCCGGCAGCGTCTTCGATGAAGCGGCATCGGGCGCCAACGTTCTGTATGAATCGACTCGCGAACGCTTTCGTTTGTGGAACATTCCCGATGCCCAGGTGAGGGAAATCGAAAAGCGGGGCAAGCCCTCGACGTCAATGACCCTGAGTTCACCCGCCGGCGGTTTCGTGGTCAATCGCAACGCCTACCCGGGGCAACGCATCACACCGGAGACGGAGATCTACTCCATCGTCGATCTTTCCACGATCTGGGCCCTTGCCGAGGTCTATGAATATGAGGTCCCCTTGATCAAACTGGGACAGGACGCCACCATGACGCTGAGCTATGTTCCCGGCAAGACTTACAAAGGCAAGGTGACCTACATCTACCCGGAAGTCGATAAAACGACCCGGACTCTCAAAGTGCGGATGGAATTCCCCAACGCGGATTTCCAGCTGAAACCCGATATGTACGCCAATGTCGGCATCGAAGTAGACTTCGGGCGGCAAGTCTCGATTCCCCAGGAAGCGGTCCTGGATTCCGGCACGGAGCAGATCGTCTTCGTGGCGCTTGGGGACGGTTATTTCGAACCGCGCAAGGTCCAAGTGGGAGCCAGGGTCGGGGATCGCTTCATCGTTGTGAGTGGGCTGAATCCGGGTGAACAGGTCGTCAGTTCCGGGAATTTCCTGATCGATTCCGAAAGCCGGCTGAAATCCGCCCTAAGAGGGATGGGGAGTCCGGCGCACGCGGGACACGGCGCGACCGGCGGGGAGGCCGGGGTCGGGAGGGGGCAGCCGCCTTCCGGTATTGACCACTCGTCGCATCAGCAAAAGAACGGAAAAACCATGCAGCGAGAAGACACCGCCCCTCCTCGGACGGGTGTCGGCCATGCGGGCCACTCAACAGGTGGTTCCGGCGTGCCTCCCGGCATGGATACGGGCCGGTCGTCCCACGACCCGAAGAGTCACCAAGCCGGCGGCAAGTAA